A genomic segment from Saprospiraceae bacterium encodes:
- a CDS encoding thymidylate synthase, protein MKNYLNLLQHILDKGAAKSDRTGTGTLSVFGYQMRFDLQEGFPMLTTKKLHLKSIVYELLWFLKGDTNVQYLQENGVRIWNEWADEKGDLGPIYGKQWVAWPKSDGTTINQIANAVEQIKNNPDSRRIIVNAWNVGELDQMALTPCHALFQFYVADGKLSCQLYQRSADVFLGVPFNIASYALLTMMMAQVCGLQAGEFVHTFGDVHLYTNHLEQAQLQLSRQPKSLPRLTINPAVKDIFGFSFEDFTLHDYDPHPHIKAEVAV, encoded by the coding sequence ATGAAAAACTACCTGAATTTACTGCAACATATCCTCGATAAAGGTGCTGCAAAGAGCGACCGAACCGGCACGGGGACTTTATCCGTCTTTGGTTACCAAATGCGTTTCGACTTGCAAGAGGGTTTTCCAATGTTGACGACCAAAAAACTGCACCTCAAATCTATTGTTTATGAACTATTGTGGTTCTTGAAAGGGGATACAAATGTCCAATACCTGCAAGAAAATGGGGTGCGTATTTGGAATGAATGGGCAGATGAGAAGGGTGACCTTGGGCCCATTTACGGTAAGCAATGGGTGGCCTGGCCCAAATCAGACGGAACAACCATCAATCAAATCGCAAATGCCGTTGAGCAAATCAAAAACAATCCCGATTCTCGTCGAATAATCGTCAATGCCTGGAATGTAGGGGAGCTAGATCAGATGGCTCTTACGCCTTGCCATGCTTTGTTTCAATTTTATGTGGCGGATGGCAAACTCTCCTGTCAGTTGTACCAACGTTCGGCAGATGTTTTTCTGGGGGTTCCATTTAATATTGCCTCTTATGCCTTACTGACTATGATGATGGCACAGGTTTGCGGACTACAAGCAGGAGAATTTGTGCATACCTTTGGCGATGTACATTTGTATACCAATCATTTGGAGCAAGCCCAATTGCAATTGAGCCGTCAACCCAAGTCACTACCTCGCTTGACCATTAACCCTGCTGTCAAAGATATTTTTGGCTTCTCTTTTGAAGATTTCACCTTGCATGATTATGATCCACACCCGCATATCAAGGCGGAAGTGGCGGTGTAG
- the egtD gene encoding L-histidine N(alpha)-methyltransferase, which yields MTISTSLTGSKKAFAMSILTGLQQIPKQLSSKYFYDHNGDRLFQEIMQMPEYYLTDCEYEIFDQQKEALLQKIGKGAFELIELGAGDGLKTKVLLHHFVQQNVSFQYRPVDISDSVLSQLTRSLVAELPTLQVAPLHGEYFQVLEQLKAMGNHQKKVIFFLGANIGNLTKQQSLSFLRQLNDLLMPGDMLLIGIDLKKDPATILSAYNDVAGITAAFNLNLLTRINRELKGHFVLENFKHWESYNPLTGETKSYIVSKKDQTVKIEALSTTIHFDAWEAIEVELSQKYSIQEVEILASQSGFSILSHFFDSKNYFVDSLWIKA from the coding sequence ATGACGATTTCTACCTCCCTGACAGGGAGCAAAAAAGCATTTGCCATGAGCATTCTAACTGGCTTGCAACAAATTCCGAAACAACTTTCCTCTAAATATTTTTATGATCACAATGGCGATCGCTTATTTCAGGAAATCATGCAAATGCCGGAATACTATTTGACGGACTGTGAGTATGAAATCTTTGATCAACAAAAGGAGGCACTGCTACAGAAAATCGGAAAAGGTGCTTTTGAATTGATTGAATTAGGTGCCGGAGATGGCCTTAAAACCAAGGTTTTGCTCCATCATTTTGTCCAACAAAACGTAAGCTTTCAATATCGCCCAGTTGACATTTCTGATTCTGTATTAAGCCAACTAACCCGCTCCTTAGTCGCTGAATTACCCACCTTGCAAGTCGCTCCTTTGCATGGCGAATATTTTCAGGTACTGGAACAGTTAAAAGCCATGGGAAATCACCAAAAGAAGGTTATTTTCTTTCTGGGGGCCAATATCGGTAACTTAACCAAGCAGCAATCTTTGTCTTTTCTTCGCCAATTGAATGACTTATTGATGCCTGGTGACATGCTGTTAATTGGTATCGATTTAAAGAAAGACCCGGCTACCATCTTAAGTGCCTACAATGACGTCGCAGGTATTACCGCTGCTTTCAATCTCAATCTTTTGACACGCATTAATAGGGAATTGAAGGGTCATTTTGTGTTGGAGAACTTCAAACATTGGGAGAGCTACAACCCTTTGACGGGAGAAACCAAAAGCTATATAGTGAGTAAAAAGGACCAAACAGTAAAAATTGAAGCCTTATCGACGACTATTCATTTTGACGCCTGGGAAGCCATCGAAGTAGAATTATCACAAAAATATAGCATTCAGGAGGTTGAAATATTAGCCAGTCAATCAGGTTTCTCGATATTGAGTCACTTCTTTGATTCTAAAAACTATTTTGTGGATAGTTTGTGGATAAAGGCGTAG
- a CDS encoding DUF427 domain-containing protein — MKKKAIWRGQVLAQSDDIVTIEGNAYFPANSLNKAFFKDSPTHTVCPWKGTASYYTLEVDGADNKDAAWYYPEPKNAAKVIKDRVAFWKGVEIVDI, encoded by the coding sequence ATGAAAAAGAAAGCAATTTGGCGTGGCCAGGTATTGGCTCAAAGCGATGACATTGTCACCATAGAAGGCAATGCTTATTTTCCCGCTAATAGTTTGAATAAAGCCTTTTTTAAAGATAGCCCAACCCATACCGTCTGTCCGTGGAAAGGTACCGCTTCTTATTATACCCTGGAAGTCGATGGCGCCGACAACAAAGATGCCGCTTGGTATTATCCCGAGCCCAAAAATGCAGCAAAGGTGATCAAAGACAGGGTTGCTTTTTGGAAAGGCGTGGAAATTGTAGATATTTAG
- the egtB gene encoding ergothioneine biosynthesis protein EgtB, with protein sequence MTISPVLTQQSTLSAVYQGIRAWSIKICGPLHAEDYVVQPSMDVSPPKWHLGHTSWFFENFILVEQLVGYRVFDQRLNYFFNSYYESQGPRILRSNRGNMTRPTLETVLEYREYVDKHMLEWLSSYDGKDLPKDLKDLMMIGLQHEQQHQELLVTDIKYILGNNPLFPAYNKTTKEQTIVRPSLSDTFIQIAEGLYEVGYQGDDFCWDNELGAHKVYLHAYEIQNRLVTNGEFLAFMADGGYKQFEHWLSEGWEWAKQLDCKAPLYWYQQQGEWFQYSLHGLQPIDPDLPVTHISYFEADAFARWSGLRLPTEMEWEVACKQLYPGIPAEGNFLENGHFHPIGQQSETDYQMLGNVWEWTGSAYLPYPNYPRLKGALGEYNGKFMVNQMVLRGGSCATPRSHIRATYRNFFQTDKRWQFTGVRLAR encoded by the coding sequence ATGACCATTAGTCCTGTCTTAACCCAACAATCGACTTTAAGTGCTGTATACCAAGGTATCAGAGCTTGGAGTATCAAAATTTGTGGGCCCTTGCACGCGGAAGATTACGTTGTGCAACCAAGTATGGATGTCAGTCCTCCTAAATGGCATTTGGGCCATACGAGTTGGTTTTTTGAAAACTTCATCCTGGTGGAACAATTGGTCGGTTACCGCGTATTTGACCAACGCTTGAATTATTTTTTCAATAGCTATTATGAAAGCCAAGGACCGCGAATATTGCGAAGCAATAGAGGAAATATGACTCGGCCCACCCTGGAAACGGTTTTGGAATATCGCGAATATGTCGACAAGCATATGTTGGAATGGCTCTCTTCCTACGACGGGAAAGATTTGCCAAAAGACCTGAAAGATTTGATGATGATTGGCCTTCAACATGAGCAACAACACCAGGAATTATTGGTGACTGATATTAAGTATATTTTGGGGAACAATCCATTATTTCCGGCCTATAATAAGACCACCAAAGAACAAACAATTGTTAGACCATCCCTCTCAGATACGTTTATCCAAATCGCAGAAGGCCTGTATGAAGTGGGTTACCAGGGAGACGATTTTTGTTGGGACAATGAACTCGGTGCGCACAAGGTATACCTCCATGCCTACGAGATTCAAAACAGATTGGTCACCAATGGCGAATTTCTGGCTTTTATGGCGGATGGCGGCTACAAGCAATTTGAACATTGGCTATCGGAGGGTTGGGAATGGGCTAAGCAACTGGATTGCAAGGCACCTTTGTATTGGTACCAACAGCAGGGCGAGTGGTTTCAATATAGCCTACATGGTTTACAACCTATCGATCCAGATTTACCCGTGACACATATCAGCTATTTCGAAGCCGATGCCTTTGCCCGATGGAGTGGGCTGCGATTGCCTACTGAAATGGAGTGGGAAGTGGCCTGTAAGCAATTATATCCTGGCATTCCGGCTGAAGGCAATTTTCTTGAAAACGGTCATTTCCATCCCATTGGGCAGCAAAGTGAAACCGATTACCAAATGCTGGGCAATGTCTGGGAATGGACGGGAAGTGCGTACCTCCCTTACCCCAATTACCCTCGCTTAAAAGGGGCCTTAGGGGAATACAATGGTAAGTTTATGGTTAATCAAATGGTGCTGCGAGGAGGATCATGTGCAACGCCAAGGTCTCATATTCGAGCTACTTACCGCAATTTCTTTCAGACGGACAAACGTTGGCAATTTACAGGGGTTCGTTTGGCTAGATAA
- a CDS encoding arginine-tRNA-protein transferase, with the protein MFAEKHYPDVMIPEELDSYLARGWYRMGQTIFTTHFLCFNHHFFSAIWVRLSLDNYRFRKSLRKIIRTNQTEFQTEIRRAFIDTEKEQLYQKYKASFQGVLAPTLKDSLLDGEEFNIYDTLEVSIYNGKQLIAVSFFDQGKDSVASIMGIYDPDYQKNSLGFYTMLMEISFCLQQKLPYYYPGYIVPGYPRFDYKLRIGEVEYYDLRTYQWQPFSSLNPQDIPLTKMRSKLGQLERILKKQKPNVKNQYYPLFEANLFGFWRAQYFDYPLMLNCLPDQSNHYFLLSVFDIYQDAYILYQCSPFEDLHFYFNESYLKSFDPAHYFTKLVIIEEVLEKETSVEKMAAKILQHIG; encoded by the coding sequence ATGTTTGCCGAAAAACACTATCCTGATGTAATGATCCCCGAAGAACTTGATTCTTACCTCGCACGGGGATGGTATAGGATGGGCCAAACCATTTTCACTACCCACTTTCTTTGTTTCAATCATCATTTTTTTTCAGCCATTTGGGTGAGACTTTCGCTCGACAATTACCGATTCCGAAAAAGCCTCCGAAAAATCATTAGAACCAACCAAACTGAATTTCAAACTGAAATTCGCAGGGCTTTTATCGATACGGAAAAAGAACAACTCTATCAAAAGTACAAAGCGTCTTTTCAGGGTGTGCTTGCCCCCACCCTAAAAGATTCCTTACTCGACGGCGAAGAATTCAATATCTATGACACGCTGGAAGTCTCTATTTATAATGGCAAACAATTAATTGCGGTTAGCTTTTTCGACCAAGGCAAAGATAGTGTGGCTAGTATTATGGGGATCTATGACCCAGATTACCAAAAAAACAGCTTGGGTTTTTATACCATGCTGATGGAAATCTCTTTTTGCCTACAACAAAAATTACCTTACTATTATCCTGGTTACATCGTTCCAGGTTACCCTCGATTTGATTACAAATTGCGCATTGGTGAGGTAGAATACTACGATCTAAGAACTTATCAGTGGCAACCCTTTTCCAGTTTGAATCCACAAGATATTCCATTGACTAAAATGCGCAGTAAGCTTGGTCAGTTGGAAAGGATACTGAAAAAGCAAAAACCCAATGTAAAGAATCAATACTATCCGCTCTTCGAAGCGAATTTATTCGGTTTTTGGCGTGCACAGTATTTCGATTATCCCCTGATGCTCAATTGTTTACCCGACCAATCCAATCATTATTTCTTATTGAGTGTTTTTGATATCTATCAAGATGCCTATATCTTGTACCAATGTAGCCCCTTTGAAGATTTACATTTCTATTTTAATGAATCTTACCTCAAAAGCTTTGATCCGGCACATTATTTTACCAAGCTGGTGATCATCGAGGAAGTTTTGGAAAAAGAAACTTCGGTTGAAAAAATGGCGGCAAAAATTCTGCAACATATTGGTTAA
- a CDS encoding UbiD family decarboxylase has translation MPYKSLRACANDLKKNGHLVSIKTELDPNLEMAEVHRRVYDAGGPALLFEQVKGSPFQAISNLYGTEARTDFIFRKTIDQVQRVIELKADPSNFFKRPGRYLSAPFTALSALPMRSWGQVPVTYGETTIDQLPQIKSWPDDGGAFVTLPQVFTLPPHSNQIMQSNLGMYRIQLSGNDYVPNKEIGLHYQLHRGIGVHHTAYNQTEEPFRASIFIGGLPSHAFSAIMPLPEGLSELTFAGMLGGRRFRYAKRNGFYLSSDADFVITGIIRKKEKKREGPFGDHLGYYSLAHDFPVMDVEKVYFRKDALWHFTVVGRPPQEDSSFGYLIHKMVKLLTPQEFPGIKEINAVDAAGVHPLLLAVGSERYMPFREPKPEEILTQANRILGTGQTSLAKFLIIAASNDYPALNTHDIPAFFKHVLERVDWRRDLHFQTQTTIDTLDYSGSGWNAGSKVVIACHGPQLRQLSGTLPKGLSLPGGFAQPKFVQPGILAIAGPPFDPENPGKAMEQLCQGLAAFDWQGIPLLIVCDNSQFLTETLNNFLWACFTRANPSHDIYGVQSFVDHKHWGCKGPLIIDARIKPHHAPPLIEDPAVKKKVDRLFAKGGDLHGII, from the coding sequence ATGCCATACAAAAGCTTGCGTGCCTGCGCCAATGACCTGAAAAAAAATGGTCACCTGGTTAGTATAAAAACGGAATTAGACCCTAATTTGGAGATGGCGGAGGTGCATCGGCGGGTGTACGATGCGGGAGGACCAGCTTTGTTATTTGAGCAGGTAAAAGGCAGCCCGTTTCAGGCTATTTCCAACCTCTACGGAACGGAGGCTAGGACCGATTTTATTTTTAGAAAGACCATTGATCAGGTGCAGCGGGTGATTGAATTAAAGGCCGATCCGAGCAACTTTTTTAAACGCCCCGGACGTTACCTAAGTGCCCCTTTTACCGCCTTATCCGCTTTGCCCATGCGCAGTTGGGGGCAGGTACCCGTCACCTATGGCGAAACGACCATCGATCAATTGCCCCAAATCAAATCATGGCCCGACGATGGTGGCGCTTTTGTCACCCTCCCCCAGGTATTTACCCTCCCACCCCATTCCAACCAGATCATGCAGTCCAATTTGGGCATGTATCGCATCCAGCTTTCAGGAAATGACTATGTACCCAATAAAGAAATAGGTTTGCACTACCAATTACACCGTGGAATTGGGGTGCACCATACCGCCTATAACCAAACGGAGGAACCTTTTCGGGCATCCATTTTTATTGGCGGACTGCCCTCGCATGCCTTTTCGGCCATCATGCCCTTGCCAGAAGGCCTGTCGGAGCTTACCTTCGCAGGTATGCTTGGCGGACGAAGGTTTAGGTATGCCAAAAGGAATGGCTTCTACCTTTCTTCAGACGCTGATTTTGTCATTACCGGAATCATTCGAAAGAAAGAAAAAAAACGAGAAGGGCCATTTGGCGATCATTTAGGTTACTATAGTCTTGCGCATGATTTTCCCGTCATGGACGTAGAGAAAGTATATTTCCGCAAAGATGCCCTTTGGCACTTTACGGTGGTGGGCAGACCGCCACAGGAGGATTCCAGTTTTGGCTACCTGATCCATAAAATGGTGAAATTGCTAACCCCTCAGGAGTTCCCAGGGATTAAAGAAATCAATGCCGTGGATGCGGCGGGGGTTCACCCCTTGTTATTGGCGGTGGGCTCAGAACGCTATATGCCTTTCCGGGAACCTAAGCCCGAAGAGATCCTCACGCAGGCTAATCGGATTTTAGGCACGGGGCAGACCTCCTTGGCTAAGTTTTTGATCATTGCGGCGTCCAACGACTATCCAGCGCTCAACACCCATGATATTCCGGCCTTTTTCAAGCATGTTTTGGAACGCGTAGACTGGCGCCGCGATTTGCATTTTCAAACCCAAACGACCATAGATACCCTGGATTATTCTGGGTCGGGATGGAATGCAGGCTCCAAAGTCGTCATCGCCTGTCATGGCCCGCAACTTCGCCAATTGAGCGGAACCTTACCCAAAGGCTTGTCTTTGCCAGGCGGGTTTGCACAGCCGAAGTTTGTTCAGCCAGGGATCTTGGCCATTGCTGGCCCTCCTTTTGACCCCGAAAACCCCGGGAAAGCTATGGAACAACTCTGCCAAGGTTTAGCAGCCTTCGATTGGCAGGGTATCCCTCTGCTCATCGTCTGCGATAATAGCCAGTTCCTGACCGAAACACTCAATAATTTTTTATGGGCGTGCTTCACCCGAGCCAATCCCTCGCATGATATTTATGGTGTCCAAAGTTTTGTAGATCATAAACATTGGGGTTGTAAGGGTCCATTGATCATTGATGCCAGAATTAAGCCGCACCATGCCCCGCCTTTAATCGAAGATCCTGCTGTCAAGAAAAAAGTAGATCGGCTTTTTGCCAAAGGCGGCGACTTACACGGAATAATATGA
- a CDS encoding class I SAM-dependent methyltransferase codes for MNNRWKLAQFWEIRWWQWYLQKKDKATYLEQKAQYWKRILDQCELSPRHDMRVLDAGCGPAGIFMVLQNLQVTAIDPLLEAYEQQLVHFQRAAYPATQFYTSTLEAFQADKAFDVIFCCNVINHVANLSLSLDRLSHWLKPGGTLILTVDVHNFQALKFLFRKIPGDILHPHQHDLADYTQMLVERKFELEKVAQLKTGLIFDYYLIKATSPFSVRTSPVTISTSNQ; via the coding sequence ATGAATAATAGATGGAAACTAGCACAGTTCTGGGAAATTCGGTGGTGGCAATGGTATTTACAAAAAAAAGATAAGGCCACTTACTTGGAACAAAAAGCCCAATATTGGAAACGCATATTGGATCAATGTGAGCTTAGCCCAAGGCATGATATGCGGGTGTTGGATGCTGGCTGCGGCCCTGCTGGGATTTTCATGGTGTTGCAAAATTTGCAGGTAACTGCAATTGATCCGCTGCTGGAAGCTTACGAGCAGCAATTGGTTCATTTCCAAAGAGCCGCTTATCCGGCTACCCAATTTTATACTTCGACCCTTGAAGCTTTTCAGGCAGATAAAGCCTTTGATGTTATTTTTTGTTGTAATGTCATCAACCATGTAGCCAACCTGTCACTTAGCCTGGATCGCTTAAGCCATTGGCTAAAACCAGGAGGAACCTTAATTTTAACCGTAGATGTGCATAACTTTCAAGCCTTGAAATTCCTTTTCAGAAAAATTCCGGGAGATATCCTCCATCCCCACCAGCATGATTTGGCCGATTACACCCAAATGCTGGTGGAGCGGAAGTTCGAATTGGAAAAAGTTGCCCAATTGAAAACAGGGCTAATTTTTGATTATTATCTTATCAAGGCCACATCACCCTTCAGCGTACGCACTTCCCCTGTTACCATTTCTACATCTA